The region TACCAATGGCTGTATCAGGTATGCAAGACAAACTACTATGATCTCCATCACCTACGTCTTCTCGCAACGCATTTTTAATAATACGGGTGATTTCTTCCTGAGCCTCTTTAGAATTGTAATCCATTATATATCTTTTCTCCTCAAAAATACGGATTTCCTCTATTATGAAGAGAGAACGAAGCTTGCATTCTAAGTATTTATAAAGGCTTTTCTCACACCTATGAATACTACTCGCCGTCGAGCTAGGAATAATATGGTTTTTCTTGGAACTTGTACCTGATTGGAACGGCATGTAAATAGAATGACTGCTGTTGATATAAAAATTACGGGAGACCTAATGAAAAAAAGAGAACTAAAGCTGATTCGTCTTCCCTAAAAAGACGACCTGGAAGTTGTTGCCAAAATCACTATATGACATTACTAAGTGGTTCTACTCCCTGCTATACTTTGAGTTTTTTGAAGATGGAAATTGTAAATACCATAACTTTGCGACATGAAAATCACACTTCTAGCCGTTGGTAAAACAGACGATTCTCGTATGGAACAACTCACTCAAATGTATGTAGATCGCTTACAGCACTACATTAATTTTGAGTTAGAAATCATTCCTGATCTTAAGAAAACAAAGAATCTCAGTGAAGAACAGCAAAAAAATGAAGAAGGCAAACTCATTCTTAACAAGCTAGAAAAAAGTGATTTTATCACTTTACTCGACGAGAAAGGCAAGAAATACAGCAGCCTGCAGTTTGCAGAGTTGATCAATAAAAGAAGTGTTTCTGGATTAAAGCGATTGGTTTTTGTCATAGGTGGTCCCTATGGATTTTCTCCAGAGGTATATGCGAGGTCTAATTCTAAACTGTCTCTTAGCGACATGACTTTCTCTCATCAAATGGTACGCTTATTTGCTGTAGAACAAGTGTATAGGGCTTTTACCATATTGAAAAATGAACCCTATCATCATGAGTAGATTGGTATAAAGCTGGTCTTCCTTGTGCCTGTTCCATCATGTATCATGGCCTTTACATCTTGCGCAAATTGATCTCTATACCGTATTCTTATTTATTATCTCACCCAACGCCATAGAATCATTTCTCATATACCGTATTTCAAGCACCTCAGGAACGTTTCTGACTAGGCCTGATTTTATACATCATCACTCTTATCGATTAGATTCAAAAGCATCAAATTACCACATCTTTAAATTATCAAAACGGTATTTCGCTTTTTTTAAACTCTTTCCTTAATTTCTTGTAAAATGCACCAGTATCCACTTCTACCTAGCTTATTTTTGTACAACTTATATGAAAAACATTTCAACAAAAACGATTCAGGATTTAGAATTCGACGTAGTACTGGCTCAAGCAAGCGCATATTGTATTACCGAGGATGGAAAATCTGCTATCAACGCCTTAGAACCACTGACCACGAGGTTTTTAATAGATCGAGAATTAGCTTATACCAACGAGTACCTTTGGTCGTTTTCTAGCGAACATAGAATTCCTAATCACGGTTTTGACGTTATAGAAAAAGAGCTTCAGTTGCTGGGAATTGAAAACAGCACTTTAGATAAAGATAGCATCAGGAAACTAACGATATTACCACGTACCGTTAATGAACACATCAAGTTTTTTAAAAAACTACAAGAATATTTCCCTCAATTATTCAAACGACTCCAACATATCGTTTTCAATGAAATCATTCCTACTCAAGTAGATTTGGTTATGGACCGATTTGGGGAAATCAAAGATGATGCTTCTCCACATTTGAGAAACCTGAGACGTGAGATGAATGCGGTTAGAGGCCAGCTCAATGGTAGCTTTGGTCAAGCGCTAAGTCATTATGGACAATTGGATTATCTGGATGAGATTAAAGAAAGTGTGGTAGAAAACCGCCGTGTTCTTGCTGTAAAAGCCATGTACCGACGCAAGGTGAAAGGTAAAATGATGGGAAGCTCTAGAACAGGGAGCATTTCCTACATTGAACCAGAGCGCGTGTTGATACTTTCGCGAAAGCTCTCCGAATTAGAAATAGAAGAACTGGAGGAAATTCAGAGAATTCTTAAAGAATTAACCGATTTTCTACGTTCGTTTATTCCAGAGTTTAAAGAATACAGGGAATATCTTACTCATACAGATGTGATTGCTGCAAAAGCAAAATACGCTCGTAAGATCAATGGCTGCTTGCCTATGATGGTAGAACACCAAGAATTGGAATTGGTAGATGCCTACCATCCATTATTATGGGTCGCCAACAATGAACGAGGAGAAAAAACATACCCACAAACCATACGACTGGCTCCAGAAAACAGGATTATTGTTATTTCTGGACCTAACGCAGGTGGTAAATCCATCACCTTAAAAACGATCGGATTGCTTCAATTAATGATACAAACAGGAATGCTGATTCCCGTTCATGAAAAGAGCCGAATTTGTGTTTTTGATCATGTATTGACCGATATTGGGGATAATCAAAGTATTGATAATCATTTAAGTACCTATAGTTACCGATTGAAAAACATGCGTGGCTTTTTAAAAACAGCTAATGATAAGACCTTGTTTTTAATTGATGAATTTGGTACAGGATCTGACCCAGAATTAGGTGGAGCGCTAGCAGAAAGTATGCTGGAAGAACTCTACGAGCGCAAATCCTACGGTATCATTACCACGCATTATACCAATCTAAAGATGCTGGCAAACGAGTTTCCTGAAATGACTAATGCCAACATGTTGTTTGATTCTCGATCTCTAGAACCGATTTATCAATTGCAGTTAGGAGAAGCAGGTAGTTCTTTTACTTTTGAAGTAGCTCAAAAGAACGGCATCCCTTATTCTTTAATCAATAAGGCAAAGAAAAAGGTAGAACGAGGCAAAATACGTTTTGACAAGTCTATTGCCGCTTTACAGAAAGAACGCTCTAATTTGAGACGTAATAACGACAGCTTGCGCGATAAAGAAGTGAAAGCCACACAGCGAGCAACTAAGCTAGAAGATACCCAAGAACGCGTTCATCAAAAATTGCAAGATTTTCAAGAACTCTATGACGGTTACCAGCGATTTATACAGTTGGGTAAGAAATTTGATAGCCTAGCAACAAATTTTGAAAACAATAAAAAGAAAAAGTTGTTGCTTGATGAACTAATGAAGCTGGTCATCACAGAAAACGTAAAACGCCAACCCGTTAAAAAGAATGAAGCTCCTAAAGTTGTAAAACAACAAAAAGGAAAGCAAAAACAGGTGGAACAAGAGGTGATTCAAAAAGTTCAAGAAATTAGAACTGAAAAAATTAAAGCTAAAGTGTCTCTGGTTAAG is a window of Nonlabens sp. MB-3u-79 DNA encoding:
- the rlmH gene encoding 23S rRNA (pseudouridine(1915)-N(3))-methyltransferase RlmH; protein product: MKITLLAVGKTDDSRMEQLTQMYVDRLQHYINFELEIIPDLKKTKNLSEEQQKNEEGKLILNKLEKSDFITLLDEKGKKYSSLQFAELINKRSVSGLKRLVFVIGGPYGFSPEVYARSNSKLSLSDMTFSHQMVRLFAVEQVYRAFTILKNEPYHHE
- a CDS encoding endonuclease MutS2 is translated as MKNISTKTIQDLEFDVVLAQASAYCITEDGKSAINALEPLTTRFLIDRELAYTNEYLWSFSSEHRIPNHGFDVIEKELQLLGIENSTLDKDSIRKLTILPRTVNEHIKFFKKLQEYFPQLFKRLQHIVFNEIIPTQVDLVMDRFGEIKDDASPHLRNLRREMNAVRGQLNGSFGQALSHYGQLDYLDEIKESVVENRRVLAVKAMYRRKVKGKMMGSSRTGSISYIEPERVLILSRKLSELEIEELEEIQRILKELTDFLRSFIPEFKEYREYLTHTDVIAAKAKYARKINGCLPMMVEHQELELVDAYHPLLWVANNERGEKTYPQTIRLAPENRIIVISGPNAGGKSITLKTIGLLQLMIQTGMLIPVHEKSRICVFDHVLTDIGDNQSIDNHLSTYSYRLKNMRGFLKTANDKTLFLIDEFGTGSDPELGGALAESMLEELYERKSYGIITTHYTNLKMLANEFPEMTNANMLFDSRSLEPIYQLQLGEAGSSFTFEVAQKNGIPYSLINKAKKKVERGKIRFDKSIAALQKERSNLRRNNDSLRDKEVKATQRATKLEDTQERVHQKLQDFQELYDGYQRFIQLGKKFDSLATNFENNKKKKLLLDELMKLVITENVKRQPVKKNEAPKVVKQQKGKQKQVEQEVIQKVQEIRTEKIKAKVSLVKEEDKKPQVALKINDKVRLADSKSVGTIDSIEKGKVTINYGFFTTIAPIEQLEKVGK